The Hydrogenophaga crocea genome contains a region encoding:
- a CDS encoding cytochrome b produces the protein MAEFKEISPDAPLSQKALNWVDNRFPLSKLYNEHLAEYYAPKNFNFWYFFGSLALLVLVIQIVTGIFLVMHYKPDANVAFASVEYIMRDVPWGWLIRYMHSTGASAFFVVVYLHMFRGLLYGSYRKPRELVWVFGCAIFLCLMAEAFMGYLLPWGQMSYWGAQVIVNLFSAIPFIGPDLALLIRGDYVVGDATLNRFFSFHVIAVPLVLLGLVVAHIIALHEVGSNNPDGVEIKANKDASGKPVDGIPFHPYYTVHDILGVSVFLMVFSAIVFFAPEFGGYFLEFNNFIPADPLTTPLHIAPVWYFTPFYSMLRAITAEMMYVLVACVVLGAVLGVLKAKVNGAVKGGIVAAAIAVSAAMLSIDAKFWGVVVMGAAVIILFFLPWLDNSPVKSIRYRPTWNKWLYAVFVLNFFVLGYLGILPPSPIGERVSQVGTLFYFGFFLLMPWWSRLGEFKPVPNRVTFQPH, from the coding sequence ATGGCTGAATTCAAAGAGATCTCCCCCGACGCGCCGCTGAGCCAGAAGGCCCTGAACTGGGTCGACAACCGCTTCCCGCTGAGCAAGCTCTACAACGAGCACCTGGCCGAGTACTACGCACCGAAGAACTTCAACTTCTGGTACTTCTTCGGTTCGCTGGCCCTGCTGGTGCTGGTGATCCAGATCGTCACCGGCATCTTCCTGGTGATGCACTACAAGCCCGACGCGAACGTGGCCTTCGCCTCGGTCGAGTACATCATGCGCGACGTGCCCTGGGGCTGGCTGATCCGCTACATGCACTCCACCGGCGCCTCGGCGTTCTTCGTGGTGGTGTACCTGCACATGTTCCGTGGCCTGCTCTACGGCAGCTACCGCAAGCCGCGCGAGCTGGTCTGGGTGTTCGGCTGCGCGATCTTCCTGTGCCTGATGGCCGAAGCCTTCATGGGCTACCTGCTGCCCTGGGGCCAGATGTCCTACTGGGGCGCGCAGGTGATCGTGAACCTGTTCTCCGCCATCCCCTTCATCGGCCCCGACCTCGCGCTGCTGATCCGCGGCGACTACGTGGTGGGCGACGCCACGCTGAACCGCTTCTTCAGCTTCCACGTGATCGCGGTGCCGCTGGTGCTGCTGGGTCTGGTGGTGGCGCACATCATCGCGCTGCACGAAGTGGGTTCGAACAACCCCGACGGCGTCGAGATCAAGGCCAACAAGGACGCGTCCGGCAAGCCGGTCGACGGCATCCCGTTCCACCCGTACTACACCGTGCACGACATCCTGGGCGTGTCGGTGTTCCTGATGGTGTTCTCGGCGATCGTGTTCTTCGCGCCCGAGTTCGGTGGCTACTTCCTGGAGTTCAACAACTTCATCCCGGCCGACCCGCTGACCACGCCGCTGCACATCGCGCCGGTCTGGTACTTCACGCCCTTCTACTCGATGCTGCGCGCCATCACCGCCGAGATGATGTACGTGCTCGTGGCCTGCGTGGTGCTCGGCGCCGTGCTGGGTGTGCTCAAGGCCAAGGTGAACGGTGCCGTCAAGGGCGGCATCGTGGCCGCCGCGATCGCCGTGAGCGCCGCCATGCTGTCCATCGACGCCAAGTTCTGGGGTGTGGTCGTGATGGGCGCGGCCGTGATCATCCTGTTCTTCCTGCCCTGGCTCGACAACAGCCCGGTCAAGTCGATCCGCTACCGCCCGACGTGGAACAAGTGGCTCTACGCCGTGTTCGTGCTCAACTTCTTCGTGCTGGGCTACCTGGGCATCCTGCCGCCCTCGCCGATCGGCGAGCGCGTCTCCCAGGTGGGCACGCTGTTCTACTTCGGCTTCTTCCTGCTGATGCCGTGGTGGAGCCGCCTGGGTGAGTTCAAGCCCGTGCCCAACCGTGTGACCTTCCAGCCGCACTGA
- a CDS encoding cytochrome c1, with protein MKKILLALALSLGVSGAALAAGGGIPLDRAPQRTNDMAALQNGAKLFVNYCLNCHSAAFMRYNRLRDIGLTDKQIAENLTFATDKIGDTMKAAIDPKLAKDWFGKNPPDLTLVARSRSSSAGSGPDYLYTLLRSYYRDETKPTGWNNKAFPNIGMPHPLWELQGERAPVYKKVESHGHETEVLTGWTQVKPGKLTQAQYDQNVGDLVAYLQWMAEPAANTRVRLGVWVLIFLGFFTVVAWRLNAAYWKDVK; from the coding sequence ATGAAGAAGATCCTTCTGGCCCTCGCCCTGAGCCTGGGTGTGAGCGGTGCCGCACTGGCCGCCGGTGGCGGCATTCCGCTGGACCGCGCGCCCCAGCGCACCAACGACATGGCCGCCCTGCAAAACGGCGCCAAGCTGTTCGTCAACTACTGCCTGAACTGCCACTCGGCCGCGTTCATGCGCTACAACCGCCTGCGCGACATCGGGCTGACGGACAAGCAGATCGCCGAGAACCTGACCTTCGCCACCGACAAGATCGGCGACACCATGAAGGCGGCCATCGATCCCAAGCTGGCCAAGGACTGGTTCGGCAAGAACCCGCCCGACCTGACGCTGGTGGCGCGTTCGCGCTCGAGCAGCGCCGGCAGCGGCCCCGACTACCTCTACACGCTGCTGCGCAGCTACTACCGCGACGAGACCAAGCCGACCGGCTGGAACAACAAGGCCTTCCCGAACATCGGCATGCCGCACCCGCTGTGGGAGCTGCAGGGCGAGCGCGCCCCGGTCTACAAGAAGGTTGAAAGCCATGGCCACGAGACCGAGGTGCTGACCGGCTGGACCCAGGTCAAGCCCGGCAAGCTGACTCAGGCCCAGTACGACCAGAACGTGGGCGACCTCGTGGCTTACCTGCAGTGGATGGCCGAACCCGCGGCCAACACCCGCGTGCGCCTGGGCGTCTGGGTGCTCATCTTCCTCGGGTTCTTCACCGTGGTCGCCTGGCGTCTGAACGCCGCGTACTGGAAAGACGTCAAGTAA
- a CDS encoding glutathione S-transferase N-terminal domain-containing protein, with product MMVLYSGTTCPYSHRCRFVLFEKGMDFEIRDVDLYNKPEDISVMNPYGQVPILVERDLILYESNIINEYIDERFPHPQLMPGDPVDRARVRLFLLNFEKELFTHVSVLESRSSKGNDKALEKARSHIRDRLTQLAPVFMKNKYMLGDNFSMLDVAIAPLLWRLDFYGIELSKNAAPLLKYAERIFSRPAYIEALTPSEKVMRK from the coding sequence ATGATGGTCTTGTACTCGGGTACCACCTGCCCCTATTCGCACCGCTGCCGCTTCGTGCTGTTCGAAAAAGGGATGGACTTCGAGATCCGCGACGTGGACTTGTACAACAAGCCCGAAGACATCAGCGTGATGAACCCCTACGGCCAGGTGCCCATCCTGGTCGAGCGCGACCTCATCCTGTACGAGTCGAACATCATCAACGAGTACATCGACGAGCGCTTCCCGCACCCGCAGCTCATGCCCGGCGACCCGGTGGACCGCGCGCGCGTGCGCCTGTTCCTGCTCAACTTCGAGAAGGAGCTGTTCACGCACGTGTCCGTGCTCGAGTCGCGCAGCAGCAAGGGCAACGACAAGGCGCTCGAGAAGGCCCGTTCGCACATCCGCGACCGCCTGACGCAGCTCGCCCCCGTGTTCATGAAGAACAAGTACATGCTGGGCGACAACTTCTCGATGCTCGACGTCGCGATCGCGCCGCTGCTGTGGCGCCTCGACTTCTACGGCATCGAGCTGAGCAAGAACGCCGCGCCGCTGCTCAAGTACGCCGAGCGCATCTTCTCGCGCCCGGCCTACATCGAGGCGCTGACCCCGTCCGAGAAGGTCATGCGCAAGTAA
- a CDS encoding ClpXP protease specificity-enhancing factor — protein MSLPEAPVPSTRPYLIRALYEWCSENGFSPYIAVHVDASVQVPMEYVKNGEIVLNVSMDATNGLRLGNEFIEFKARFGGIARDIVVPVTHVIAIYARENGQGMAFPAPAPIAAGVETPAPAAPATPLRAVTPDSPATEPGDGGDGPRPGGRPQLKRVK, from the coding sequence ATGAGCCTTCCCGAAGCGCCCGTCCCATCCACGCGCCCCTACCTGATCCGGGCGCTGTACGAGTGGTGCAGCGAGAACGGCTTCTCGCCCTACATCGCGGTGCACGTGGACGCCTCGGTGCAGGTGCCCATGGAGTACGTGAAGAACGGCGAGATCGTGCTCAACGTGAGCATGGACGCCACCAACGGCCTGCGCCTGGGCAACGAGTTCATCGAGTTCAAGGCCCGCTTCGGCGGCATCGCGCGCGACATCGTGGTGCCGGTCACGCACGTGATCGCCATCTACGCGCGCGAGAACGGGCAGGGCATGGCCTTTCCCGCGCCGGCGCCGATCGCCGCGGGGGTGGAGACTCCGGCACCCGCCGCGCCGGCCACGCCGCTGCGCGCCGTCACGCCCGATTCGCCAGCCACCGAGCCTGGCGACGGCGGCGATGGCCCGCGCCCTGGTGGCCGTCCGCAGCTCAAACGCGTGAAGTGA
- a CDS encoding DciA family protein: MPAHRSPSFLSLQEAVGAAPTLALLRERAEASQRCLSLVRPLMPAGLRQQVAPGPWGDGEWCLLVGNAAAAAKLRQLLPAMREVLAENGAQVSAIRIKVQVPGR; this comes from the coding sequence ATGCCCGCTCACCGTTCGCCCTCGTTCCTCAGCCTGCAGGAGGCCGTGGGTGCCGCCCCCACGCTGGCCTTGCTGCGCGAGCGCGCCGAAGCCTCGCAACGCTGCCTGTCCCTGGTGCGCCCTCTGATGCCCGCCGGGCTGCGCCAGCAGGTGGCGCCCGGGCCCTGGGGCGATGGCGAGTGGTGCCTGCTGGTGGGCAACGCCGCCGCCGCTGCGAAGCTGCGTCAGCTGCTGCCCGCGATGCGCGAGGTGCTGGCGGAAAACGGGGCGCAGGTTAGCGCAATCCGCATCAAGGTCCAAGTGCCGGGGCGATGA
- a CDS encoding M23 family metallopeptidase codes for MHIIITDAWLARRQALHLNGWKLIGAAVLAVLLLMFGAVATYHWVFLEGIRRGWPGFESVARLVHRDNAGDRDAYLRANLDAMARKLGEMQARLMQIDALGERVSGLAGLEPAQSRPPLPGSGGALVANRSLTLEELSRELDALDAGSGARVDWLTAIESRLFDQKIQRSMVPTEEPVVGVRPGSPFGFRIDPITGQSALHTGLDFPADIGTPILAAAGGVVIAQEFHPAYGNLVEIDHGNNLVTRYAHASKVHVQKGDIVRRGQRIADVGNSGRSTGPHLHFEVWVAGVPQDPQKFLRAGEQLARGDAAAKAPAGR; via the coding sequence GTGCACATCATCATCACCGACGCCTGGCTGGCGCGTCGCCAGGCCCTTCACCTCAACGGCTGGAAGCTGATCGGCGCGGCCGTGCTGGCCGTGCTGCTGCTGATGTTCGGCGCCGTGGCGACCTACCACTGGGTGTTCCTCGAAGGCATCCGGCGCGGCTGGCCCGGCTTCGAATCGGTGGCCCGGCTGGTGCACCGCGACAACGCTGGCGACCGCGACGCCTACCTGCGCGCCAACCTCGACGCCATGGCGCGCAAGCTCGGCGAGATGCAGGCCCGGCTGATGCAGATCGACGCGCTGGGCGAACGCGTGTCGGGCCTCGCGGGCCTGGAGCCCGCGCAGTCGCGCCCGCCCTTGCCCGGCTCGGGCGGCGCCCTGGTGGCGAACCGATCGCTCACGCTGGAAGAACTTTCGCGCGAACTCGACGCGCTCGACGCGGGCAGTGGCGCACGGGTCGACTGGCTCACGGCCATCGAGTCGCGCCTGTTCGACCAGAAGATCCAGCGCTCGATGGTGCCCACCGAAGAGCCCGTGGTGGGCGTGCGCCCGGGCTCGCCCTTCGGTTTCCGCATCGACCCCATCACCGGCCAGTCGGCCCTGCACACCGGTCTCGACTTTCCCGCCGACATCGGCACGCCCATCCTGGCCGCGGCGGGCGGCGTGGTGATCGCCCAGGAATTCCATCCCGCGTACGGCAACCTGGTCGAGATCGACCACGGCAACAACCTGGTCACGCGCTACGCGCACGCCTCCAAGGTGCACGTGCAGAAGGGCGACATCGTGCGCCGCGGCCAGCGCATCGCCGATGTGGGCAACAGCGGCCGCTCCACCGGCCCCCACCTGCACTTCGAGGTCTGGGTCGCGGGCGTGCCCCAGGATCCCCAGAAATTCCTGCGCGCGGGCGAGCAGCTGGCCCGCGGGGACGCCGCCGCCAAGGCCCCGGCCGGGCGCTGA
- the secA gene encoding preprotein translocase subunit SecA, whose product MATNFLTKLFGSRNDRLLKQYRKTVDRINALEPQFEKLSDEELRGMTDAFKQRVAGGETLDALLPEAFAVVREASKRVMKMRHFDVQMIGGIALHNGKVAEMRTGEGKTLTATLPVYLNALAGKGVHVVTVNDYLASRDAQWMGRLYNFLGLSVGVNLPQMQREEKQAAYRADITYGTNNEYGFDYLRDNMVYEAADRVQRALHYAIVDEVDSILIDEARTPLIISGQAEDQTALYVAINQLVPRLTRQEGEADPRTGEGVIKAGDFTLDEKARNIHLTEQGHEHAEQLLAKAGLLPEGASLYDPANITLLHHLVTSLKAHHLYFRDQHYVNQGGEIVIVDEFTGRLMAGRRWSDGLHQAVEAKEGVAIQPENQTLASITFQNYFRLYTKLSGMTGTADTEAYEFQEIYGLETVVIPPNRPSKRQDQLDRVYKTTQEKYAAAIADIRECHERGQPVLVGTSSIENSEVISQLLTAAKLPHQVLNAKQHAREAEIIVQAGRPGAITIATNMAGRGTDIVLGGNLEKMIDAVNADPSLDDATKAARAEALRAQWQADHEKVVGLGGLRIIATERHESRRIDNQLRGRSGRQGDPGSSRFYLSLDDPLMRIFAGDRVRAIMDRLKMPEGEAIEAGIVTRSIESAQRKVEARNFDIRKQLLEYDDVANDQRKVIYQQRNDILDAQDLRAQIDSLRDGAVTDLVHQFAPEGSVEEQWDLPALEKALREEWSIDAPVTSWVSEAESIEVDDIVERVLAAAKSAFDAKVALVGEENFTSFERVVLLQTIDSQWREHLAALDYLRQGIHLRGYAQKQPKQEYKREAFLLFGQLLDAVKNDVTRILMNVRVQSAEQISQAAEQLEERAEAISNVTYTAPTETGDAETTAGGARAADVPRVGRNDPCPCGSGKKYKACHGKLD is encoded by the coding sequence ATGGCCACCAATTTCCTCACCAAGCTCTTCGGAAGCCGCAACGACCGCCTGCTCAAGCAGTACCGCAAGACGGTCGATCGCATCAATGCCCTGGAGCCGCAGTTCGAGAAACTGAGCGACGAGGAACTGCGCGGCATGACCGACGCGTTCAAGCAGCGCGTCGCGGGCGGTGAGACCCTCGACGCCCTGCTGCCCGAGGCCTTCGCCGTGGTCCGCGAGGCCAGCAAGCGCGTCATGAAGATGCGCCACTTCGACGTGCAGATGATCGGCGGCATCGCCCTGCACAACGGCAAGGTGGCCGAGATGCGCACCGGCGAGGGCAAGACGCTGACCGCCACGCTGCCGGTCTACCTGAACGCGCTGGCCGGCAAGGGCGTGCACGTGGTGACCGTCAACGATTACCTCGCCAGCCGCGACGCACAGTGGATGGGCCGCCTCTACAACTTCCTCGGCCTCTCGGTGGGCGTGAACCTGCCGCAGATGCAGCGCGAGGAGAAGCAGGCCGCCTACCGCGCCGACATCACCTACGGTACCAACAACGAATACGGCTTCGACTACCTGCGCGACAACATGGTCTACGAGGCGGCCGACCGCGTGCAGCGCGCGCTGCACTACGCCATCGTCGACGAGGTCGACTCGATCCTGATCGACGAAGCGCGCACGCCGCTGATCATCAGCGGTCAGGCCGAAGACCAGACCGCGCTGTACGTGGCCATCAACCAGCTCGTGCCGCGCCTCACGCGCCAGGAGGGCGAGGCCGATCCGCGCACCGGCGAGGGCGTGATCAAGGCCGGCGACTTCACGCTCGACGAGAAGGCCCGCAACATCCACCTCACCGAGCAGGGCCACGAGCACGCCGAGCAGCTGCTGGCCAAGGCCGGCCTGCTGCCCGAGGGCGCATCGCTCTACGACCCGGCCAACATCACGCTGCTGCACCACCTGGTGACCTCGCTCAAGGCGCACCACCTGTACTTCCGCGACCAGCACTATGTGAACCAGGGCGGCGAAATCGTGATCGTCGACGAGTTCACCGGCCGCCTGATGGCGGGCCGCCGCTGGAGCGACGGCCTGCACCAGGCCGTGGAAGCCAAGGAAGGCGTGGCGATCCAGCCCGAGAACCAGACGCTGGCGTCCATCACCTTCCAGAACTACTTCCGCCTGTACACCAAGCTCTCGGGCATGACCGGCACGGCCGACACCGAGGCCTACGAATTCCAGGAGATCTACGGCCTCGAGACCGTGGTGATCCCGCCGAACCGGCCGAGCAAGCGCCAGGACCAGCTCGACCGCGTCTACAAGACCACCCAGGAAAAGTACGCCGCGGCCATTGCCGACATCCGCGAATGCCACGAGCGCGGCCAGCCGGTGCTGGTGGGCACCTCGTCGATCGAGAACTCCGAGGTCATCTCGCAGTTGCTCACCGCGGCCAAGCTGCCGCACCAGGTGCTCAACGCCAAGCAGCATGCGCGCGAGGCCGAGATCATCGTGCAGGCCGGCCGTCCGGGCGCCATCACCATCGCCACCAACATGGCGGGCCGCGGCACCGACATCGTGCTCGGCGGCAATCTCGAGAAGATGATCGATGCGGTCAACGCCGACCCCTCGCTGGACGACGCCACCAAGGCCGCGCGCGCCGAAGCGCTGCGCGCCCAGTGGCAGGCCGACCACGAGAAGGTGGTGGGTCTGGGCGGCCTGCGCATCATCGCGACCGAGCGCCACGAAAGCCGCCGCATCGACAACCAGCTGCGCGGCCGCTCGGGCCGCCAGGGCGACCCGGGCTCGAGCCGCTTCTACCTGTCGCTCGACGACCCGCTGATGCGCATCTTCGCGGGCGACCGCGTGCGCGCCATCATGGACCGCCTGAAGATGCCCGAGGGCGAGGCGATCGAGGCCGGCATCGTCACGCGCAGCATCGAGAGCGCGCAGCGCAAGGTCGAGGCGCGCAACTTCGACATCCGCAAGCAGCTGCTCGAGTACGACGACGTGGCGAACGACCAGCGCAAGGTGATCTACCAGCAGCGCAACGACATCCTCGACGCGCAGGACCTGCGCGCGCAGATCGACTCGCTGCGCGACGGCGCCGTGACCGATCTCGTGCACCAGTTCGCCCCCGAGGGCAGCGTGGAAGAGCAGTGGGACCTGCCCGCGCTCGAGAAGGCGCTGCGCGAGGAATGGTCGATCGACGCGCCAGTGACCTCGTGGGTGTCGGAAGCCGAGTCCATCGAGGTCGACGACATCGTCGAGCGCGTGCTGGCCGCGGCCAAGAGTGCCTTCGACGCCAAGGTGGCGCTCGTGGGCGAAGAGAACTTCACCTCGTTCGAGCGCGTGGTGCTGCTGCAGACCATCGACTCGCAGTGGCGCGAACACCTGGCCGCGCTCGACTACCTGCGCCAGGGCATCCACCTGCGCGGCTATGCGCAGAAGCAGCCCAAGCAGGAGTACAAGCGCGAGGCCTTCCTGCTGTTCGGGCAGTTGCTCGACGCCGTGAAGAACGACGTCACGCGCATCCTCATGAACGTGCGCGTGCAGTCGGCCGAGCAGATCTCGCAGGCGGCCGAGCAGCTCGAGGAGCGTGCCGAGGCCATCAGCAACGTGACCTACACCGCGCCCACCGAAACCGGCGACGCCGAGACCACCGCCGGTGGCGCGCGCGCCGCTGACGTGCCCCGCGTCGGACGCAACGATCCCTGCCCCTGCGGCAGCGGCAAGAAGTACAAGGCCTGCCACGGCAAGCTCGATTGA
- the argJ gene encoding bifunctional glutamate N-acetyltransferase/amino-acid acetyltransferase ArgJ: protein MPVQLPVPVEADLLPIAGVRIGIAEAGIRKAHRKDLTVFLLDEGCSVGAVFTRNRYAAAPVQVCREHLASGQGIRALVINTGNANAGTGESGLANARQTCVALARSLQLHHEQVLPFSTGVIMEPLPMDRLLGGLPAALTHAAQPQHDSGAHWLAAAQGIMTTDTVPKAASVRFTLGGQAVQATGIAKGAGMIRPNMATMLGFLATDAAVSPAVANELARRLADVSFNRVTVDGDTSTNDSFVVIATGCAGHAPVTDLASAEGQALLAALTPLAQRLAHAIVRDGEGATKFITVRVEGGRNAEECLKAAYAVAHSPLVKTAFFASDPNLGRILAAVGYAGIDDLDVGGIDLWLGDVHVVTQGGRHPAYREEDGQRVMKPAEITVRIGLGRGSACETVWTCDFSHDYVTINADYRS, encoded by the coding sequence ATGCCCGTCCAGCTTCCTGTGCCGGTTGAAGCCGACCTGTTGCCCATCGCGGGCGTGCGCATCGGCATCGCCGAAGCCGGCATCCGCAAGGCCCACCGCAAAGACCTCACGGTGTTCCTGCTCGACGAGGGATGCTCGGTGGGCGCGGTGTTCACGCGCAACCGCTACGCCGCTGCGCCGGTGCAGGTGTGCCGAGAGCACCTCGCGAGCGGGCAGGGCATTCGCGCCCTGGTGATCAACACCGGCAATGCCAACGCGGGCACAGGCGAGAGCGGCCTGGCGAACGCGCGCCAGACCTGCGTGGCGCTGGCGCGTTCGCTGCAACTGCACCACGAACAGGTGCTCCCCTTTTCCACTGGCGTGATCATGGAGCCGCTGCCCATGGACCGCCTGCTTGGCGGCCTGCCCGCGGCGCTCACGCACGCGGCGCAGCCGCAGCACGACAGCGGCGCCCACTGGCTGGCCGCGGCCCAGGGCATCATGACCACCGACACCGTGCCCAAGGCAGCCAGCGTGCGCTTCACGCTGGGCGGCCAGGCGGTGCAGGCCACGGGCATTGCCAAGGGCGCGGGCATGATCCGCCCCAACATGGCGACCATGCTGGGCTTCCTGGCCACCGACGCCGCGGTGTCGCCGGCGGTGGCGAACGAGCTGGCTCGCCGGCTGGCCGATGTGTCCTTCAACCGCGTGACCGTGGACGGCGACACCAGCACCAACGACTCCTTTGTGGTGATCGCCACCGGCTGCGCCGGCCATGCGCCGGTGACCGACCTGGCCAGCGCCGAGGGCCAGGCCCTGCTGGCCGCGCTGACGCCGCTGGCCCAGCGCCTGGCGCATGCGATCGTGCGCGACGGTGAGGGTGCGACCAAGTTCATCACCGTGCGCGTCGAAGGCGGCCGCAACGCCGAGGAATGCCTCAAGGCCGCGTATGCGGTCGCGCACTCGCCGCTGGTGAAGACCGCGTTCTTCGCGAGCGATCCCAACCTGGGCCGCATCCTCGCGGCCGTGGGCTATGCGGGCATCGACGACCTCGACGTGGGCGGTATCGATCTGTGGCTGGGCGACGTGCACGTGGTCACGCAGGGCGGCCGCCACCCGGCCTACCGCGAGGAAGACGGCCAGCGCGTGATGAAACCCGCGGAGATCACCGTGCGCATCGGCCTGGGCCGCGGCTCGGCGTGCGAGACCGTGTGGACCTGCGACTTCAGCCACGACTACGTGACCATCAACGCGGACTACCGTTCATGA
- a CDS encoding ATP-binding protein → MNPSFERLLQRAEALIDRIEAVLPQPLGEPDWGASIAFRYRKRSNGHGVLEPVRHVATIRLEDLKEVEGQKERILRNTEHFVQGLPANNVLLTGARGTGKSSLVKACLNAFADRGLRLIEVDKAELVDLPDIVELVAARPEKFIVYCDDLSFEDGEPGYKALKSILDGSVSASSANVLIYATSNRRHLLPEYMKENLSYTHTADGEVHPGEVVEEKISLSERFGLWISFYPFSQDEYLSIVAQWLSSFGVSPAAIEAARPQALVWALERGSRSGRVAQQFARDYAGSHGPVV, encoded by the coding sequence ATGAACCCGTCTTTCGAGCGCCTGCTGCAGCGGGCCGAAGCGCTGATCGACCGCATCGAGGCGGTGCTGCCGCAGCCGCTGGGCGAGCCCGACTGGGGCGCCTCGATCGCTTTCCGCTACCGAAAGCGCAGCAATGGGCACGGTGTGCTCGAGCCGGTGCGCCACGTGGCCACCATCCGGCTCGAGGACCTCAAGGAGGTCGAGGGTCAGAAGGAGCGCATCCTGCGCAACACCGAGCATTTCGTGCAGGGCCTGCCGGCCAACAACGTGCTGCTCACGGGCGCGCGTGGCACGGGCAAATCCTCGCTCGTGAAGGCCTGCCTCAACGCGTTCGCCGACCGCGGGCTGCGCCTGATCGAGGTCGACAAGGCCGAACTCGTGGACCTGCCCGACATCGTGGAACTCGTTGCCGCGCGTCCCGAGAAGTTCATCGTCTATTGCGACGACCTGAGCTTCGAGGACGGCGAGCCCGGCTACAAGGCGCTCAAGTCCATCCTCGACGGCTCGGTGTCGGCCTCGAGCGCCAACGTGCTGATCTACGCCACCAGCAACCGGCGCCACCTGCTGCCTGAGTACATGAAGGAGAACCTCAGCTACACGCACACCGCTGACGGCGAGGTGCACCCGGGCGAGGTGGTGGAGGAAAAGATCTCGCTGTCCGAGCGCTTCGGGCTCTGGATCAGCTTCTATCCCTTCAGCCAGGACGAGTACCTGAGCATCGTGGCGCAATGGCTCTCATCGTTCGGCGTGTCGCCGGCAGCCATCGAGGCGGCGCGTCCGCAAGCGCTGGTGTGGGCGCTGGAGCGCGGCTCGCGCAGCGGCCGCGTGGCGCAGCAGTTTGCCCGCGACTATGCGGGCTCGCACGGCCCCGTGGTATGA
- a CDS encoding NUDIX domain-containing protein translates to MSAEVLVVDGGRTADQAGRPVTEVAVGVLIDAQGRFLLTSRPPGKVYAGYWEFPGGKLEAGESVEEALRRELIEEIGVCIGPAHAWRTQLVDYPHALVRLHFCKVYAWSGELQMHEGQQFSWERLPVQCAPVLAGTVPVLRWLEEEAAAPR, encoded by the coding sequence ATGAGCGCCGAGGTGCTGGTGGTCGACGGCGGCCGCACCGCCGACCAGGCCGGGCGCCCCGTGACCGAAGTGGCGGTGGGCGTGCTCATCGATGCCCAGGGCCGTTTTCTGCTGACCTCGCGTCCTCCCGGCAAGGTGTACGCGGGCTATTGGGAGTTTCCGGGCGGCAAGCTCGAGGCCGGCGAGAGCGTGGAAGAGGCCTTGCGGCGCGAACTGATCGAAGAGATCGGGGTGTGCATCGGCCCCGCGCACGCCTGGCGCACGCAACTGGTCGACTACCCCCATGCGCTGGTGCGGCTCCACTTCTGCAAGGTGTACGCATGGAGCGGGGAACTCCAGATGCACGAAGGCCAGCAGTTCAGCTGGGAGCGGCTGCCGGTGCAATGCGCGCCGGTGCTGGCGGGCACCGTGCCGGTGCTGCGCTGGCTCGAAGAAGAAGCAGCGGCGCCGCGCTGA
- a CDS encoding DNA gyrase inhibitor YacG, with the protein MSSAPEERVVTCPACGGDSVYAPRNRWRPFCSERCKQQDLGAWASGSYAMPEREGQSDPDFEKS; encoded by the coding sequence ATGAGCAGCGCGCCCGAGGAACGCGTGGTCACCTGCCCCGCCTGTGGCGGCGACAGCGTCTACGCACCGCGCAACCGCTGGCGGCCCTTCTGCAGCGAACGCTGCAAGCAGCAGGACCTGGGGGCCTGGGCGAGCGGCTCGTACGCCATGCCCGAGCGCGAAGGCCAGAGCGATCCGGACTTCGAGAAAAGCTGA